CTCCAAAACGAAGTCTAAGAGTCTTGGGGTCGAGAGTCCTGGCGTCTTTATAAAGCGCGGCATTCCGCGGCTCTCAGACTCTTAGGCTCCCGACTCTCAGACTATTTCTTACGCGCTTCGCTTATCGGCAGTTTGCCTTCCAGATCCTGATGCGGCTGCGGTATCACATGCACGGAAACGAGTTCTCCCACTTTCTGCGCGGCGGCGGCGCCGGAGTCGCAGGCGGCCCTGCAGGCGGCAACTTCGCCCCTGAAAAGAATGGTAACAAGGCCAGAACCGATTTTCTCGTAGCCGACAATTTTTACATTGGCGGCTTTCACGGCGGCGTCAGCCGCTTCCACACAGGCCACTAAACCTTTTGTTTCTATCATTCCTAATGCTTCCATTTTCATATCCTCCGTTCGACTGTATAGTGATTCAGTAATTCAGCGATTAAGTGATTAAGCATTAAAAATCCCGACGAATACTAACCCCTTTTCTTGAACTCAATCACTCATCACTCAATTATTTAATCACTTTCCTCACACTATATACACCGGGTCGCTGTTTTTAAGGCCGGCGGCATTGGATTCTTCCACATCCAAGTGCAATTCCAAAGCGAATTTCTCGGAAACACGGCAAAGGACCCTTTCAAAAATAGCTTCACGGTCGGTGCCGGCGCCGCAGCGCACGCGCACATGCTCACCGTCTTTGATCTTAAAAATTTCGGCGTCTTTGGGATGAAAATGTATATGCCGCTTTGAAAGAATTACGCCGTTTTTTGTTGTAATGGTCCCCTTGGGGCCTGTTATTCTGATACCGGGAGAGTTTTCAAGTTTACCTGAGTCCCTTATGGGCGGCTCCAGTCCCAGGACTTTTGAGTCGGCCAGCGAAACTTCCACCTGAGTATAGGGACGGTAAGGGCCTATCATGCGCACATTTTTTATAGCGCCCTTCGGCCCCTCTATAGAAACAAGTTCGTTACAGGCGTAAAAACCCGGCTGGCGCAGCTGGCGGTACAGCACAGGCTCGGCATCCGCGCCAAAGAGGGCTTTAAAATCCTCTTTGGTAAAGTGCACATGCCGGTTAGAAACTCCGACCGGCACCGGTTTATCCGCCCGTTCCTGCCGGAGTTTAAGGTCCTGCACTATTTCCTTCACCAGTTTTTCATCCATAAAATCAGGCTTTAGGCTGAAGGAGAAGAAGCAGAATGCTGTTTGTTTATCTTCCGCCTTCAGCCTAGCTTTCTTAGCGCCTATCTCACCACCGCTTCCTGATAATGTATCACGCGCAGGAATTTATCCGCCTTGAGACTTTCTCCGCCGACCAGCGCGCCGTCGATATCGGGCTGGGCCATCAGTTCATCCACATTGTCGGCTTTAACCGAGCCTCCGTAAAGCACGCGCACGGCAAGCGCGAAATCTTTGCCGTATATGCGCTCGGCCTGCTTACGCACGAAAACATGCGCGTCCTGAGCCTGCTCCGGGGTGGCTGTCTTGCCGGTGCCGATGGCCCATACCGGCTCGTAAGCGATAATGACTTTAGCCGCGTCTGAAACCGGAATGCCGGAGAAAGCGCCGTTCAACTGGGTTTCAAGCACACGGTAGGTCTTCTGCGACTCCCGCTCTTCAAGCGTTTCACCTATGCAGAGCACCGGCGTAATCCCGGCTTTGATAACCGCTTTCATCTTTTTGTTTACGACCTCATCGGTTTCAAGAAAGATCTTGCGCCGTTCCGAATGTCCTATTATGGCGTGGGTGCAGCCGGCGTCCAAAAGCTGCGAAGGCGAAACCGCGCCGGTAAAAGCCCCCTTTTCCTCCCAGCACACATCCTGTGAGGACAAAAATATCTTTGAACCGGCTATGGCTTCCTTCACAGCGTGCAAATTGGTGAATGTGGGGGCAAGCAGAACTTCGTGTTTCAGATCGGGGTCAAGCCCTTTTTTAATGGCGGCGGCGAGCTCGCGCGCCTCTTTAACGGTCAGGTGCATTTTCCAGTTCCCTGCTATAAGCGGTATTCTGTTTTTATTCATGGTTTTTCAGACCTCTGTGTTTTATTTTTTTAAACTCCGTTGCGCCAGATCTATAAAGCCGGCCGGATTCAGCACGTTCCCGTATTTTCCCGGCGAAGCGCTTTTTATCAGCATTTCTTTTACGGCCTCCGGGGTAAGCCCGGGATTAACCTGAAAACCCAAAGCCGCTACCCCTGCCAGATACGGCGTTGACCAGCTTCTGCCCCCGACCGCATCAAATACGTACAGCTCAGCGCCCTGATAGCTTGCCCTGGTACGGCGGCCTCCGGGCACCCATAAAGGATATTTTCCCGTATCCCAGCTTTCCGGCATATAACTTTCCGGAAAATCCATGTCTTTCTCCAGATCCCTGGTGAGGTTCCCGAATTTTATTGTGTCCGGGTCGCAGGTTATCATCAAAATATTATTTCCTTCGGCCTTATGCAGCGCCTCCAGCCATTTATCATAATTTTTAAACTGCCTGAACATTCCGGTGGATATGCTGACGACCCGTATTTTTTCATTGGCCGGAAGGCTTTTATTCATCTCAATGATAGTATTGAGCGCGTCCGTATAGTAAACATTATCCGCTTTCCAGGAGGGCACGGCCAGATAATACAAGACCGCCTCCGGAGCCGTTCCTATGTTTTCGCCGACAGCGAAACTCGCGACTGACGGGCCATGCATTTGCGGACCGACTTCAGCCAATCCAGCCGCGTTATAATAAATGATGCGGGACACGTATTCTTTATGGCCGAGCAGAAGCGGCTGGTCTATAATGGCTATCCCCACTCCGCGCCCGGTAATTCCCGCTTTATGCAGTTTTTTTATGCCAAGTCCCGGGTTTTCACCGTTTTCCAATATCCGCGCAGGATCAAATCCGGCGGGAAGTTTTTCTTTGGCCGGCCATTCGGTTAGCGAGTCGAATGACATGTTCAGAAGGAACTCTTTGCTGTCCCGGAGATCCAGTTTGGCAAGAGAAACTCCCTGCAGGCCGAGGAAGCTGTCCAGCTTAAGCAGATCGGACGTATCTCGCAGCAAAGGCTTGCCTAAATCCACAGTTCGGCCGTTCACAAAAAGACGCGACAAAACGATGGGGCTGTCAGTTTGCATTTGTTTGAACCATGCCGCGCCGCCATCCGGGTAAGCCAATTTAGTAAAAGTGCCGCCGCCGTCCGGGGCCGTTTCCTCATTGATCGGAGCACCGAACATGTTTTTAAATTCACTTATATCCGTAACCCTGCGGATAATATTCCCTTTGACGATCTCAGCCTGAACCATCCCGGCAAAATCCCTGGTTTTATCGCCGTTCTCCACAGCAAAAGTCGAACCCGGCAGCAACAAAATCAAGGTCAATATAAAAGATTTGTTTTTCATAGTTATCCAAAAAACCGCACGCTGCGTTATATCGCAAACAGAGCAATTATATCATTTCACTTAACAACTCTTTCCTGGGCTGGGGTATTACAACTTTTTCCACCAGCAAGCCCTTTTTCGCCACTACGGCGGCTCCGGCCTCCACGGCAGTTTGCGCCGCGGCGACAGTGCCCGTAAGCGTTACAAAAGCCTTTCCGCCCAGCGCCATGGCAAGGCGGATCTCAAGCAGCTTCACCGAAGCGGATTTAACGGCGGCATCGGCCGCCTCTATAAGAGCTGAAACTGAAAACGCTTCTATAATGCCAAGCGACTCAAGCTCGCCCTCCGGAACCGTGCCCGCTATCGCCGGAAACACATCCGGGTGTATATTAGGGATTGCGAAGCTGTCCACAAGCGCATGAGCTGCTTTATTCGCCCCGGCTTCCACGGCGGCATTTACATCGGCAACCGTGCCCGCCACAAGAATTATGTATTTCCCCGGGCATATCGATCTGGAAAGCAAAAGCTTGATATTGGATGTTTTCAGCATGGCATCGGCGGTCTCAAACCCCTTGGCCACGCTTGAAAGTTCAACGCCGCCTATAGAATTTAGCATAGTCATTCCTGTTTGTTAGCGCTGAAGCCTGATGAATTTACTTCAGCACTTCAGCGCTTCAGCTCTTAAGTGCTATCTCACTATCTCCACGTATTTCTCGTTAACCTTCGCCACCGTGCCGGAAATGCTCGCGTGAACGGGGCAGCCAAGTTTATCCTCCGGCACACAACCCACCACCGCGCCTTTTTGCACGATTTCACCCGGCTTAACCGCCGGGACACAGGGAACTCCTATGTGCTGGGTCATTAAAATTTTCACCCCGGCAGGTTTATAGTCCGTATCAAGCCAGGGCGCATCCACATTGTATTCCGCAAGCCCCAGGCGCTTTATAAGTTTTGAAACCGGAACCTTTCTAAAATCCCGGAGCGGGTGTACCGCATCCCCGCGCGGTGAACCCAAAGATGAGTTCTTTATATTTATCTTTTGTTCGCGCAGATCCGCCTTGGCGGAAACGCA
This is a stretch of genomic DNA from Elusimicrobiota bacterium. It encodes these proteins:
- the eutM gene encoding ethanolamine utilization microcompartment protein EutM, whose translation is MKMEALGMIETKGLVACVEAADAAVKAANVKIVGYEKIGSGLVTILFRGEVAACRAACDSGAAAAQKVGELVSVHVIPQPHQDLEGKLPISEARKK
- the pduL gene encoding phosphate propanoyltransferase, with product MDEKLVKEIVQDLKLRQERADKPVPVGVSNRHVHFTKEDFKALFGADAEPVLYRQLRQPGFYACNELVSIEGPKGAIKNVRMIGPYRPYTQVEVSLADSKVLGLEPPIRDSGKLENSPGIRITGPKGTITTKNGVILSKRHIHFHPKDAEIFKIKDGEHVRVRCGAGTDREAIFERVLCRVSEKFALELHLDVEESNAAGLKNSDPVYIV
- the tpiA gene encoding triose-phosphate isomerase; translated protein: MNKNRIPLIAGNWKMHLTVKEARELAAAIKKGLDPDLKHEVLLAPTFTNLHAVKEAIAGSKIFLSSQDVCWEEKGAFTGAVSPSQLLDAGCTHAIIGHSERRKIFLETDEVVNKKMKAVIKAGITPVLCIGETLEERESQKTYRVLETQLNGAFSGIPVSDAAKVIIAYEPVWAIGTGKTATPEQAQDAHVFVRKQAERIYGKDFALAVRVLYGGSVKADNVDELMAQPDIDGALVGGESLKADKFLRVIHYQEAVVR
- a CDS encoding S8/S53 family peptidase, whose amino-acid sequence is MKNKSFILTLILLLPGSTFAVENGDKTRDFAGMVQAEIVKGNIIRRVTDISEFKNMFGAPINEETAPDGGGTFTKLAYPDGGAAWFKQMQTDSPIVLSRLFVNGRTVDLGKPLLRDTSDLLKLDSFLGLQGVSLAKLDLRDSKEFLLNMSFDSLTEWPAKEKLPAGFDPARILENGENPGLGIKKLHKAGITGRGVGIAIIDQPLLLGHKEYVSRIIYYNAAGLAEVGPQMHGPSVASFAVGENIGTAPEAVLYYLAVPSWKADNVYYTDALNTIIEMNKSLPANEKIRVVSISTGMFRQFKNYDKWLEALHKAEGNNILMITCDPDTIKFGNLTRDLEKDMDFPESYMPESWDTGKYPLWVPGGRRTRASYQGAELYVFDAVGGRSWSTPYLAGVAALGFQVNPGLTPEAVKEMLIKSASPGKYGNVLNPAGFIDLAQRSLKK
- a CDS encoding BMC domain-containing protein — encoded protein: MLNSIGGVELSSVAKGFETADAMLKTSNIKLLLSRSICPGKYIILVAGTVADVNAAVEAGANKAAHALVDSFAIPNIHPDVFPAIAGTVPEGELESLGIIEAFSVSALIEAADAAVKSASVKLLEIRLAMALGGKAFVTLTGTVAAAQTAVEAGAAVVAKKGLLVEKVVIPQPRKELLSEMI